One Burkholderia sp. WP9 genomic window, CGGCTTGCATATTCATGAACGTGTTCTTTCTGCGGTTTTTCCAGTTACTTGTACGGGCCGGCTTGCCTTCCAGGCGGCATATTTCTCCGGCAAGCAGACGGCGCACGGGCGGTAGCCGGCGGAGATGGCAGTGGCTTCATCGGGGAAGAACACGCGGTGCTTTACGTACCCTCCGCAGGCAATGGCACGCAGCGCGGCTCGACAGTTGAGAAGACCGTAGAGCTTGTTGCGCCGATGGCCACCGAGGGTGCCCGGTATCACACTCT contains:
- a CDS encoding Ada metal-binding domain-containing protein produces the protein MTQSETFTLIGRNGQSYQSVIPGTLGGHRRNKLYGLLNCRAALRAIACGGYVKHRVFFPDEATAISAGYRPCAVCLPEKYAAWKASRPVQVTGKTAERTRS